In Sphaerospermopsis torques-reginae ITEP-024, the genomic window ATCGCTTTAATTTCACCCTCAACAATTAATACATCGGCTATTTGGTCAGTTTCCGAAACCGGATCAATGACCCTTACTTGTTGTAGAAGTTCATTTATCATGTCTGTTTTAATACTTAAAATATCTGTTCTAGTGGTAATTGGTAGTTGGTGATTAGGGAAGAATATAATGTGGGGTGGGCATCTTGCCCGCCCTAGAGATACAAATGCCCGCCCTAGATATGCTAATCAGCGCAATTATAAAGCTCCTGCGGCTGTTTTATCTAACACACCCCCACTTAAATGTCCAGTAATATTCATTGCCTGTAGCACAGGTGAACCACTCACACCACTAGGGTAGTCAATAACACTCACTGCCCCATTGCCTTGACGGAAATTCCAGAAATTTTCCAGTGATAATCCCAGGATATGACAAAGCAAGGTTTTATTAGTAGCATCGTGGGCAACCACTAAACCAGTTTGTAGTTGATTTTTCTCAGCAGTTGCTAATATTGACTGCCAAGCCGCTACACTGCGTTCATGTACCTGTTGTAAATTTTCCCCTTCTGGCATTTGCACCTCAGCCGGAACAGTGCGCCACCGTTCCAACTCTCCGGGAAATTCCTGTTCTATCTCAGCTTCAAATTTACCTTCCCAAGTTCCGTGACTAATTTCTCTTAAACCATCTAATAACTGCAAATTAATCTGAGAATGGTGTTTAAGAATAATTTCTGCGGTTTCCTTGGGACGCGCCATAGTGCTACTAAAAGCAAAATCAAGCTCTACATCTTGCAGAAACTCCCCAGCTTTTGCAGCTTGGGATCTACCATTATCATTCAAAGGTACATCAATTTGCCCTTGAAACTTACCTTGACGATTCCATTCAGTTTCACCGTGACGGACTAATAATAACCTAAATCCTTGATGATTGGGGCGTAAACTCGGTAAAGTATCTCCCAAGTGTTGCGTTTGATTCATTGATTCTAACTGCACAGGTTCACCCAAACCACCAGCAAAATTTAACACACTAATGTTACAGTTAGACTGTTGTAAACCGTGATAACCACTAGGAGGAATACCCAAAGCTGTACTAATTAAAGCTCGGTTAATACCATTATGTCCAACTATAAGAATTGTTTCGCCTTGATGACGGGATAAAACTTCTTGCCAAAACGAATTTGCTTGTTCATATAAAGCTAAAACCGGAAAATGTTCTCTTATCCCGTCTGCGTCATTAATCATCATCCGCAATTCATGGGGGCGTTTTTTCCAGATACTATAATCATCAGGGAATTTTTCTTTGACATCAATAGATAACATTCCCGCCCATGCGGGTAAGTCTACTTCTCGTAAATTTTCGGAAACTTGAATTTCCCCAGACTTTTCAACTAACTCACTGCAAATAATTTCTGCTGTTGTTTTAGCGCGGTTCAGGGGACTGCTGTAGATAGCCTTAAATGCTATACCACTCAGAACTTTACCCGTTTTCCTAGCATCGTCTTGACCTTTTTCCGTTAAAGTTGACGCATCAGTACGTCCTTGGATACGTCTTTCAATATTATAGGTACTTTGACCATGACGCACAATGATGACACGAGTCATTAAAAAAACCTCTTCTCTCCAAAG contains:
- a CDS encoding histidine phosphatase family protein — encoded protein: MTRVIIVRHGQSTYNIERRIQGRTDASTLTEKGQDDARKTGKVLSGIAFKAIYSSPLNRAKTTAEIICSELVEKSGEIQVSENLREVDLPAWAGMLSIDVKEKFPDDYSIWKKRPHELRMMINDADGIREHFPVLALYEQANSFWQEVLSRHQGETILIVGHNGINRALISTALGIPPSGYHGLQQSNCNISVLNFAGGLGEPVQLESMNQTQHLGDTLPSLRPNHQGFRLLLVRHGETEWNRQGKFQGQIDVPLNDNGRSQAAKAGEFLQDVELDFAFSSTMARPKETAEIILKHHSQINLQLLDGLREISHGTWEGKFEAEIEQEFPGELERWRTVPAEVQMPEGENLQQVHERSVAAWQSILATAEKNQLQTGLVVAHDATNKTLLCHILGLSLENFWNFRQGNGAVSVIDYPSGVSGSPVLQAMNITGHLSGGVLDKTAAGAL